Proteins from a genomic interval of Lycium ferocissimum isolate CSIRO_LF1 chromosome 2, AGI_CSIRO_Lferr_CH_V1, whole genome shotgun sequence:
- the LOC132046642 gene encoding uncharacterized protein LOC132046642, giving the protein MENVEARRRAREAFKDIQLSIDHILFKVPHAGLKMEVSCKVNSRGLEGFSNSWLPETRPKAVVYFCHGYGDTCTFLAEGLCLAKAFEVSDKLILSFFKTKPIVKTVLICRRCKEISIFRLCSSCDGFPWIWSFRRSSWLYTKF; this is encoded by the exons ATGGAAAACGTGGAGGCCAGGCGTCGTGCTAGGGAGGCTTTTAAAGATATTCAGCTCTCAATTGATCATATCTTATTCAAG GTGCCACATGCTGGATTGAAGATGGAGGTG TCTTGTAAGGTTAATTCTCGAGGGCTGGAAGGCTTCTCCAATAGTTGGCTTCCGGAGACACGTCCAAAAGCTGTTGTCTATTTTTGTCATGGTTATGGGGATACATGCACATTTTTAGCGGAAGGGTTGTGCCTTGCAAAAGCATTTGAAGTCTCAGACAagctaatcctttctttcttcaaaacaaAACCAATTGTAAAAACTGTCCTTATATGTAGGCGTTGCAAGGAAATTAGCATATTTCGGTTATGCAGTAGTTGTGATGGATTCCCCTGGATTTGGTCTTTCAGAAGGTCTTCATGGTTATATACCAAGTTTTGA